The following are from one region of the Littorina saxatilis isolate snail1 linkage group LG2, US_GU_Lsax_2.0, whole genome shotgun sequence genome:
- the LOC138954301 gene encoding calponin homology domain-containing protein DDB_G0272472-like gives MDREERIQEREAKKVAAEAETKRLEVEAEAKKVEAETKRLETEAETKRLEVEAETKRLETEAETKRLEIEAKRELDAKRLEADTEARRMDLEFKKAEAQQKIPGFKAEEMIVGRVEEDGSKEVLEVQGVGLCADVSHKKITEEVVLEKVVCGTSRAKAKKKLEDSPVPLKNVVTPDLSVNEEDLKSLLREDETLEEVLSVSREDEKYAVCAEKVVDVEEINSPGSLEEEQVNLSSMDDTEFETIHLISQEASSSENEELPPAKRCRGMAREWQKQRTSTGKDRPPGREVKEGTT, from the exons ATGGATAGAGAAGAGAGAATTCAGGAAAGGGAAGCAAAGAAAGTAGCAgctgaggctgagacaaaaagattagaaGTTGAGGCTGAAGCAAAGAAAgttgaggctgagacaaaaagattagaaactgaggctgagacaaaaagattagaagttgaggctgagacaaaaagattagaaactgaggctgagacaaaaagattagaaaTAGAAGCAAAGAGGGAATTAGATGCAAAGAGGCTAGAAGCAGATACTGAAGCGAGGAGAATGGATTTGGAGTTTAAGAAAGCAGAAGCGCAGCAAA AAATACCAGGTTTCAAGGCAGAGGAGATGATCGTAGGCCGGGTAGAAGAGGATGGCAGCAAGGAAGTACTAGAGGTACAG GGTGTTGGATTGTGTGCTGATGTAAGTCACAAGAAAATCACTGAAGAGGTGGTACTTGAGAAGGTCGTGTGTGGTACGAGTAGGGCAAAAGCCAAAAAGAAACTGGAGGATTCCCCGGTGCCATTGAAAAATGTGGTTACTCCTGATTTGTCGGTTAACGAGGAGGATCTGAAAAGTTTGCTGAGAGAAGATGAGACATTGGAAGAGGTGTTGAGTGTGTCACGAGAGGATGAGAAGTATGCAGTTTGTGCAGAgaaagttgttgatgttgaggaA ATCAATTCGCCGGGGAGTCTGGAGGAAGAACAGGTCAA TTTGTCAAGTATGGATGACACTGAGTTTGAGACCATCCACCTCATCTCCCAAGAGGCATCATCCAGTGAAAATGAAGAATTGCCACCAGCAAAAAGGTGTAGGGGAATGGCCAGGGAATGGCAGAAACAACGGACCAGCACAGGCAAAGACCGTCCCCCTGGGAGAGAAGTGAAAGAGGGGACGACCTAG